A segment of the bacterium genome:
ACCACGAAGAAAACCGGGAGCCGGAGAAGCGCCGGGGTCTTTTTTCAGGACGGCACCGTCATCGGGGAGCGAGCTGCCATTCACCGGACGGCCGAGCCGTGTCCGGATGCCGGATTCTCATGGTGGGCAACCCCAACGTGGGCAAAAGCGCCCTTTTCAACCGGCTCACCAGCAGCTATGTGGTGGTTTCCAACTATCCTGGGACCACGGTGGCTCTGTCCAACGGACGGATGAAGCACGAAGGGGTGGAGTACGCCATCGTCGATACGCCGGGCATGTATTCCCTGTTCCCCATTACCGAAGAGGAAAGAGTGGCACGTCGCATGATCATGGAGGAACCGGCCGATATCCTGCTTCACGTGGTGGACGCCAAGAATTTGCCGCGCATGCTGCCGTTTACCCTCCAGCTCATCGAGGCCGGGCTTCCCGTGATCCTGGTCCTCAACATCATGGACGAAGCGCGCAAGGCCGGCCTTGCCATCGACGCCGGGGCCCTCGAGAAGAGGCTGGGTATCCCTGTGGTCCCCACGGTGAGCATCTCGGGTGAAGGTGTGCGCCATCTCAAGGAGACCATTGCCGGTTACAGGCCCGGGGGCCGTCGCCTCAATATCGACTACGGGCTTTCCGTTGAAAAAACGGTGCGGGAGAGTGCCAGGTTCATGCCGGATACGAGCTTTACCCCCAGGGCCACGGCGCTCCAGGCCCTGCAGGAGGACAAGGACGTTCTCCGGCTGCTTTCCACGGTGGGGTCCGGACGGGCCAGCAAGTTCTTCGAGGCCCTGAACCAGTTGAAACTGGAGCTGGACCGTCCCGTAAACTACTATCTCACCATGGGCCGCCAGAGGCGCGCCGAACAGATCCTGGCCGACGTGGTCAAGGAGGTCGAGGTCACAGGCAAAGGATCCGGGGCGGGCCTGGACCGCTTTCTCATGAACCCGTGGACAGGGGTCCCGATCCTCCTGGCCGTTCTCTATCTCGGTTTCTACAGGTTCGTGGGGGGGTTCGGAGCCGGTACGGTAGTGGATTTTCTGGAAGGGCACCTGTTCGAACAGTATTTTGTTCCCTTCGTCAACGGCTGGGCCGAAAAGCTTATACCGTGGCCGGTGCTGCGGGACCTTGTGGCCAATGAATACGGTGTGCTGACCATGGGTATCCGATATGCCGTCGCCATCGTCATGCCCATCGTGGGCGCTTTCTTCCTGATGTTCTCCATGGTGGAGGACAGCGGATACCTGCCGAGGCTTTCCCTGCTCATCGACCGGCTCTTCAAAAAGATCGGTCTTTCCGGGCGCGCCGTCATCCCCATGACCCTCGGGTTCGGATGCGGGACCATGGCCACAATGGTTACGAGGACCCTGGAATCGACCCGTGAGCGGGTTATCGCGACGGTTCTGCTGGCTCTTGCCATCCCGTGCTCGGCACAGCTCGGTGTTATCTTCGGCCTCGCCGCCGAATCGCCGGGGATCATCGTCACCTGGATCGGGGTGGTGGGCGCCGTATTTCTCCTGGTGGGGTACCTCATCGCGAAGATCCTGCCCGGTGAGACCCCTGATTTTTTCATGGAGCTTCCCCCCTTGCGCATGCCGCGGCTCGGTAACGTCTGGCTCAAGACCTCCACCAGGATGCGGTGGTACTTCATGGAGATCCTGCCCCTGTTCCTCCTGGCCTCGGTGCTCATCTGGGCAGGGAACCTCACCGGGCTGTTCGAGGCAGCCTTGTCGATCCTCAACTACCCGACCCGATGGATCGGCCTGCCGGAGGAGGCAGCCCAGGCGTTCCTGTTCGGGTTTTTCAGGCGGGACTACGGTGTGGCCGGCCTGTACGACATCCAGCAGGGCGGTGTCCTGACAGGGAACCAGCTTGCCGTCGCCACCATTACCCTGACCCTGTTCCTGCCCTGCGTGGCCCAGTTCCTGATCATGTTCAAGGAAAGGGGATGGCGGGTGGCCATGGCAGTGTCCGCTTTCGTGTTCCCCTTCGCCTTCCTCGTCGGGGGGGCAGTAAACTTCGCTCTCAATGCGCTGGGGATAAACTTATAAGGATTCCAAATTCCAATTTCCATATTCCAAAAAGGTGAGAATGCTAAGGCTGCCCTTGGTCCAATAGTTTTGAAAGTTGTGAGATTGGGGAATAAGTTAGTCAATGATCAGACTCGATCCCATCTGGAATCTTGATGACTTTTTGCGACTCTATCAATCTTGAATCTGGAATTTGGAATCGGGACGATATGGGAGGTATATCAGTGGAACTGAGCAACTTCGCCGAAGAGATACTGGACGAGATCCTCGAGATCCTGTGGACGAAGCTCGAGGAGGGCGGCCAGGAATCCGTACCCAGAACCGATATCGTGGTAGGTCAGGGGCCCGTGGATGAGGAGGCTGTCGCCATCCTTGCGGATAAGGGGTTTCTCTCCATAACGGACGATCTGGTCCAGCTTACCGACACCGGATTCGAGGAAGCAAGGCGTACGATCCGGCGCCACCGGTTGAGCGAGAGGTTGTTCTACGATATTTTCGACGTGGCCGCAGAGGAGATGGAAGAGGTCGCCTGCCGGTTCGAGCACATAATGATAAAGCCGGGTCTCGAGGAGAAAATATGCGCCCTGCTGGGTCACCCCAGGTTGTGCCCGCATGGACGTCCCATCCCGGTGGGTGATTGCTGCCACAGGGCCGAGACCCAGATCGACCAGAAGGTCGTTCCCATGAGCGACCTGCGGCAGGATGAGGCCGGGGTCATAGCCTATGTGAGCACGGGCGATTCGGACAAGCTGAAGAAGCTCATGGCCATGGGGATCCTGCCCGGGGAACCTGTCACGCTCCAGCGCCGGTACCCCTCCTTCGTCTTTACAGTGGGCCGGAGCCGTTTCGCCGTGGACCAGGGGATGGCCGAGGCGATCTACGTCAGAAGGTCCGATCCGGTATCCTCATGACCCGCGCCTTGGAGAGCACATGAGACGGTTCCTTTTTAAAAGAGGTCCTTCTGCAGGAGATCCACCATCGCGTCAAGAACAACCTCCAGGTGATCTCCGGCCTGCTCAGCCTCCAGAGCTACCACATCAAAGATGCCAGGTGAGGGAAGGCCGGTATCGCCTCGAGGTATGCGACGACGGGATCGGGCTGCCCGACGGGTTCGATATCAGGAAAGCCGACTCCCTGGGCCTGAAGCTGGTGACGATCCTGGTCGAGCAGCTTGGAGGAGAGATGGAGATCCGCTCCGGGGACGGGACCTGCTATACACTGGATTTCGCCGAGTACCGCGAGGCCGGAACGGAGATGGTGTAATAATGCAGACTTTTTTAGTAAAACGATTTGTGAGATTGTCAACAAGAAGGAAAAGCGGATATTTCAAATTGGATATCGGCCAAAGGTTTCTTCCGGGTCGAATTCCCGATAAAAAATATCCAATTTAAAATATGAAACTTCACGATGACTGCAGACCCTGTCTCCTCAAGCAGATGGAAGCGACTGCCCGGGCGGCCGGGGCCGATGAAGGGCTGGTGGGGCAGGTCGCCGGCGCCGTAGGCTCCGAGCTGGAGCGCCTCTGGGATCCGGCGTGCAGCCCGCCCGCCATCAGCGCACCCCTTTATCACCTGACCGGCTCCATCTGTGGTGAGGATGACCCTTTCCTGGCCGCCAAGGTCCGCTACACACGGGAAGCGCTCAGGATGCTGCCCGGGGTCCAGGCCAGGATCCTGGAGTCCGGGGATCCCTTCGAGGCCGCGGTCAGGACCGCCATCGCCGGTAACATCATCGATTTCGGTACAGGCATCTACAGCGGACTGTTCGATCTGGGAAAGACTCTGGAGGATTTTCTTCAAAAGCCCCTGTTCATAGACAATGTGAAGGAGCTCCAGGCCCGATCTGCCTCCGCCCGGAAGATCCTGTACATAGGGGACAACGCAGGTGAAACCGTTTTCGACCGGCCCCTTTTAAGGTTGCTCGACGGGGCTGAACTTTATTATGCCGCCAAGGATGGGGCTGTAATAAACGATGCCACGGTCAAGGATGCCACCCTGGCGGGGGTACACCTTCACGCCCGGATCGTCAGCACCGGAACGAGAACCCCCGGAACCCTCCTCGATCAGTGCTCCGACGAGTTCCTGGAGCTGTTTGAGTCGGCGGACCTTGTTATCGCGAAAGGCCAGGGCAACTTTGAGACTCTCACCGAACTTCCCTCTCTGGGACAGCTCTTCCTGCTGTTCACCGTGAAGTGCCCGGTAGCTGCCCGGCACCTGGACGCAGCCATGGGCGACATGGTGGTGATGAAGTGGTAGGGGAGTTTATGGTATACAGTTTACCGTTTACAGTGAAATCCCCCATGTCGATCTCTGGTATTCCAGTAACCGAGAACCGTAAACTGTCAACGGTGAACTGAATAATGACTGACCGCGAACATCTTGAACAGCTTCTTCTCCCCGACCGCCTTGAACGGTTCAGGGAGGTGCTGGCGGGCAGGACCTCCTCTGTCACGGCGGTCCTCGAGAACCTGCACAAGGACCACAACATCAGCGCGGTTTTAAGGACCTGTGAATCCTTCGGGATCCAGCGCGTCCACGTTGTCCCCCAGCCCGGCCATGGGCGGGTCTTTGATACCGTCACCCGGGGCTGTGACCGGTGGCTGACCATCCAGCGCCATCCCGACGTGACCTCCTGCCTGATGAGGCTCAGGGCCGACGGTTTCCGGATCCTGGCAGGCGCCCTGGAGGAAAGAGCCGAGCCTCTCGAGAGTGTGGATTTTTCCGGCAGGATCGCCCTGATCTTCTCCAACGAACTGCAGGGTGCCAGCCGGGAGGCTCTGGACATGGTGGACGGCTGTTTCGTCATCCCCATGGCCGGTTTTTCCCAGAGTCTGAACGTGTCGGTGGCCGCCGGTATCGCCATCCACCGGGTGATGCAGTACAAGAGGAGCGTTGGTGAAGAGCTCGAACCGGTGCCGCCGGAAGAGGCGGCACTGCTCATGGACCTGTGGGTTAAAAAATCGGTAAGGAACGCCGGCCGGATCCTCAAGGAGCTTAAAATCAGGGGGAGCAGGGAATGAACGTCCTTTGCAGCGCCTGCGGCGCCGTTTCTGAACTGCCCGAAAAGGTTGGTTTCAGGGATGTCTGCCCTTCATGCGATTCCTGGCTGCACGCCTGCGTGAACTGCAGGTACCGTGTACAGAGTGGATGCGGCGAAACCGCCGCCGAAAAGGTCAGGGACCCTGAAGGGCAGAACTTCTGCGAGTGGTACCGCGGAATTGACGCCAATTCCGCGGGTGAGGGGAAAACCTCCTCAAGTAAAGATGCTGCGGAAGAGCTGTGGAAAAAACTAACGAAAAAATGAACCGTTTGACGCGGGGACCTTGGGACGCCAAGACGCGGAGAAAAGATCATTCCCCGTGTCTCCCCTTCAACGTGTCTCCGTGTCACGGGATGATGAAACGGAGGTGACGGTTTGGCAGTCGCTTTAAAAGAGGTTCACCGCCGTTTCATCATCTACGGTGCCGGCGCCATAGGTTCCGTTTTCGGTGGGATGCTCGCGAAGGGTGGACACCAGGTCGATCTCGTTGGTCGCGAGGAACACATGGAGGCGATCCGGAAGGATGGTCTTCGGATCGATGGGCTCCTGGGTGAATTCATGGTGGAAGGGGTCGGCGCTTTTACCGGCCTGGAGAGGATCGATCCCGAACCTGTTCCGGGTGTGGTCTTCATTGCCGTCAAATCCTCGGACACGGCGAGGGCAGTACAGGATATCGCCCGGAGCGGGATCGTTGGCGATGGTACCCTGGTGGTCTCCCTGCAGAACGGTCTGGGCAACCTCGAGTCGATCCGGGAGATGTTCGGACCTTACCGGAGCGTGGGGGGGAGGGTCATTTTCGGCGCCCAGGTCACCCGGCCAGGATGGGTTCACGTTTCGGTATGGGCCGACAGTGTTCTTATTGGGGGTCCCCCGACAGGGCCGGGGGTAGAAGCTGCCCGCAACCTTGCCGGGGAGTTGACACGATGCGGCATCGAGACACGTGTATCAGAAAATATCCAGGCTGCCCTCTGGGGGAAAGTGCTCTACAATGCGGGATTAAACCCCTTGTCGGCTCTCCTCGAGGTTCCTTACGGTGCGCTGGGTGAACAGGAAAATGCCAGGCGTCTGCTTGTCCTTCTTGTCGAGGAGGCCTTTGCCGTGGCCTCGGTTGAAGAGACGCTCCCATGGGAATCGTTGGACGGTTACCTGGAACTGTTCTTCGGAAAGCTTCTTCCAGCCACCGAGTCTCATTACAGTTCCATGCTCCAGGATTTGGAGGCGGGGCGGGAAACGGAGATCGAGGCCATCACCGGCGAGGTCATCAGGAGAGGCGATGCCCGGGGCGTCCCGGTGCCGGTAAGTAAGGTGGTGTATGAGCTTATTAAAGCTAAGGCGGCGATGGAAAAACGTTCGCCAACAGATTCCGGAGTCTGAAGATCTTGCGCACCGGTGCACATGCGCGCTGAACTTTTTGAATCTTGAATTACAGATGCTGGAGGTGATTATCCGATGACTGGAACATCCATACTGGAATTTTCCCTGATCGCGGCCCTGTCCATGATGTTGGCAACGCCGGCATCTGTATCCGCTGCCGAGGCCGGGAACGTCCAGGTCCGCGTCGAGGGGAACCGTGTCTCGGTGAGCTACGATATCCCGGGCGACGGCGCCGTCGACATCGAGGTGAGCTTTACCGACGAGAACGGTCCGGTCAGCCACACCCCCGCGACCCTTTCGGGTGATGTGGGGAAAGGGGTTATACCGGGGAAGGGAAAGGTCCTCGCCTGGGATTTCCTCAAGGATCATCCCTACGGGTTGATATCTCAAAAACTTGCAGCTGAAGTGAAAATCTCCAGGGCTGGTGATGACAGCTCTCCTGTGACGAAGAAGGGGGACAAAATGCCGAAAGTCAGTATCGAAACATCCATGGGAACCATCGTCGCCGAACTTGACCTGGAAAAGGCGCCCATCAGCGTGGAGAATTTCCTCGGTTACGCGCGGGACGGGTTTTTCGACGGCACGATCTTTCACCGGGTCATCGACGGATTCATGATCCAGGGCGGGGGGTTTGGCGCCGACATGCAGCCGAAGAAAGGAAAACCCGCCATCAGGAACGAGGCCGCGAACGGGCTCAAAAACAGCAGGGGCACCCTGGCTATGGCCAGGACTTCCGTGGTTGACAGCGCCACGGCACAGTTCTTCATCAACCTGGTGGATAACGGCCTTCTCGATCACCGGGACACCAGCAATGCCGGTTTCGGTTACGCCGTGTTCGGCAAGGTCGTGGAGGGGATGGACGTTGTGGATGCCATCGGCAAGGTCAAAACCGGCAGCAAGGGAATGTTCCAGGATGTGCCGGCCGAACCGGTGGTCATGAAGAAGGTCACGGTCCTGGAATGAGGGTTGCTTTCCTGTGCGCAGGGCGCAGGGCGGAAAAGCATGTGTGGAAAGTGGAAAGCCGAAGGCCCTGAGTCACGCCAACTTGTCACGGTGAAGTTCGAAGAACGAAGACGGATGGCGTGACCGAAGGGGTGAAAAGTGAAAAGGAAATGAAGGCAGGAGGCGGCGCTGCTATGAGCAGGCAAAAGGTACGGCCCTTATCCCTTATCACTTATCCCTTGTCCCTTGGCTGCCTCCTGTTCCTGGTTTCCTGCGCTACCAACCCTCCTGGCCGAACCCTGAGCGGTGTCGAAGGGCCCCTCCCTCCTCCCTCGAAAGAGGCACAAGCCCCCTCACAATCCGGCAAGATCTACACTGTCATGGGGCAGACTTATCGGGTCCTGGGGTCCTCGAGGGGTTATGTCGAGAGGGGAATGGCTTCATGGTACGGGACAAAGTTCCATGGCCGCAAGACCGCCAGCGGCGAGATCTACGACATGGACAAGTTCACAGCCGCCCACCGGACGCTGCCCCTCGGTACCTTCGTCAAGGTCAGGCGCACCGACTGCAGGGGGGAGTCGGTGGTGGTCCGCGTCAACGACAGGGGGCCCTTCGTGGATAACCGCGTCATCGATCTCTCCCGGGCGGCCGCGACCCAGCTCGACATGCTTGAGGAAGGGACGGCCGAGGTGACGATCACCGCCTTTGGCGAGGAGATCCTCCGGGGCAGGCCGGGAGAGGTCACCCTCAAGGCGCGGTACGATTATAACGAGGGGTCGTTCTCCGTCCAGGTTGGGGCGTTCACGGTCAAGGAGAACGCGCAGCGCCTTGCGTTGAGCATGAAGGCGGAACACGGCGCCGCCGACCTGTCCCTTTTTGACAGGGGCGACATGGTCTTTTTCCGGGTCAGGGTCGGCCGGTTTGAAAGCAGGGAGGAGGCAGAAGGGTTCAGGGACAACCTGATCCGTTCGGGCGAGTTCGGGCAGGCGTTCGTAGTGGCGCGATAGCGCCGCGGAACAGGGAAGGACGAAGGAAGAAGGATGAAGGAAGAAGGGAATTTTTCAAGATTTTGCATTTTGAATGCGGAAGGTTTTCTTCCTCCTTCCTCCTTCCACCTCCTGCATTGATATGATCCTCGTTGTTGGAAACCTGAATTACGATATCCTCCTCCCCATGGATCGTTTTCCCTCCTCCCACGAGAAGATGACCTGCGAATCCGCTGTGGCCGGATGCGGCGGAAGCGCCGCCAACACGGCGTGGTGGCTCGCAAAGCTGGGTGTACCGGTGGCTCTTGCGGGTGCCGTGGGTTCGGATCCCATGGGTCAGGCCCAGCTCGCGGACCTCGAGGCCGCGGGAGTGCGGATCCGCGGAGTGATCCGGACGCCGGGGTCCACGGGCCTTGCGGTCATCTTTTCTCTGGGGCGGGAGAAAAGGATGGTACGGGCACCCGGAGCTAACCTTCACACGACCTTCTTTCCCGGCCTGCTCGACGGCTGCCGCATCCTCTACCTTTCCGGTGCCGATATTCCGGTGCTGGCACAGTACGCCCGCGGGGCTCGTCAGCGGGGGATCACCGTGCTGTGCGGACGCCACGGGGCACAGGACGAGGCCGTGGCGAGCCATGCGGACGGTTTTATCCTCAACTCCGACGAGGTCCGGGAATTGACGGGTGTCGCGGATCCGGAGGATGGGGTGAGGGCCCTCGACGCGCGGTTGGCGGTTGTGACCCTTCCAGAGGGGGGGTGCCTTGTCTCTGAAGGGATCGAGGTCGTGCACGTCCCCTCTCCCGAGCTGGACCCTGTGGACAGGACCGGGGGCGGCGACGCTTTCGCGGCAGGGTTTATAGCGGGGTTTTACAGTAGTTTGAGCCTGGAGGAGTGTGGGGAGCTTGGAAACAAGCTGGCGAGCATGGTGATCATGGAGCGGGGCGGCAGACCTGAAATTTCATTAGGATGTGAGCTGAAATTTCAGGTCTAGCACCCGGTGTCTGGACACCGGACACCGGGAAATTCAGTCTCGGGGGAGACGGAACTTCCCCTTCGGGACCGATTCGTCCAGTGCCTGTTTCATCATTTTCACCAGGGTCATCTCCATCATCGCTCGCGTCGGCGCGGCGCCGTCGATGTAGACCTTGTCGTTCACCCAGATCTTGGGAACCGTCACGACCTTGTAGCGCTGGCTCAACTCTGGATACTGTTGGCTTCCGAAGACCAGTGCCTTCACGCGGCTGCTCACTGAGGCCATGGCGTATGCGAGCCGGACCGGCTCGGGACAGAACACTCATTCAGGGGTGGTGAAAATGCGGATCACCACCTCCTCTTCGAGACCGGCGAGGAAGGCTTCGACGGGAGGGGAGAACCTGAAAGGTTGTCCCGAGGCCAGGAGGATCCCGTCGAGGAACGGACGAACCTCCTGCCGTTCCGGGAATCCGTAATATCTCAAGATCCCACCCGTGGGGCCCTTCAATTCAATAACCGGCCCATGGTCCACTTCCAGCTCTGATTTCGCTTCTTCGGTAAGTTCCCTCGGCACGATGATAAGGTTGGAAGATGTCCGGGCCATCAGGTCAACGAGGGTCTGGGTCTCCTCTCCCTGGTTTTCATTCTCGCCGCCCCGGTAGAGGAACAGCGTCACGGTTGAGGTGAGGGAGGCCAGGTTCTCCTGGACGATCTTTTTGGTCTCTTCGCTGATCCTTACCGGCGGCTTCCCGGCCTCCTTGCCGGAGGAACATGCGGTAAGGGTGAGAGCCAGCAGGACAGTGGTTACAATCTCATATCTCATATCTCATATCTCTGGGGGGGAATGATCTCAAATCTCACATCTCATATCTCAGAGGAGAATAATCCAGATCTGTGGCGAGTTGTTCCGGTTTTTGGATTCTGATCGATCTTTTTAAAATCTGAGATTTGAGATCTGAGATTCACCCCCTACTCAAACAATGGAGTGGAAAGGTACCTTTCCCCCGTATCGCACAGGATCGTCACGATGGTCTTGCCCTCGTTGCCAGGGCGTCCCGCTACCTGGACAGCCGCGTGGACGTTGGCCCCGGCGGAGATCCCCACGAGGATGCCCTCTTCCCTGGCAAGCCGGCGGGATGTCCGGAAGGCGTTGTCGGCGTCGATCCTGATGATCTCGTCGATGAGGGCGGTATCCAGAACAGGGGGAACGAACCCGGCCCCGATCCCCTGGATCTTGTGGGGCCCGGGAGGGCCGCCTGAAAGGACGGGGCTGTCGGAGGGTTCAACGGCGATAACCTTGAGGTTGGGGTTCTTTCCCTTGAGGGCTCCGCCTGCACCAGTCAAAGTACCGCCGGTACCCACAGCGGCAACGAAAAAATCCACTTTGCCGTCCGTGTCGGTCCAGATCTCCTCGGCGGTGGTTCGGCGGTGGACCTCGGGGTTGGCGGCGTTCTCGAACTGGTTCGGCATGAACGCGTTGGGCAGCTGCTCCAGGAGTTCCTCAGCCCGCTCGATAGCTCCCCTCATGCCACTGGAGCCCGGCGTCAGGATCAGTTCAGCTCCCATGGCCGCAAGGAGGTTCCGCCGCTCGACGCTCATTGTGTCAGGCATGGTCAGGATGAGCCTGTACCCCCGGGCGGCCGCGACGAAGGCCAGCGCGACGCCCGTGTTGCCCGAGGTCGGTTCCACGATGACCGTTCCCGTGTCGATGAGGCCTGCCTTTTCGGCTGCCTCGATCATGCTCAGCCCGATACGGTCCTTGACGCTGGAAAGGGGGTTCATGCACTCCATCTTTCCCAGGACGATGCCTTTGGCCCCATCGGTAACCTTGTTCAGCCTTAGAAGGGGCGTTTTCCCTACCAGCTCCGTAATGCTCCCGTAAATTCGGCTCATTACACTCTCCTTGCAGGCAAGGCCTTGCAGCCTGCCCCTTTGCGTACCGCACTGTACTATATTGATTAAGTAGGAAAAAATTAAACTAAAGTTCAGGGCTATAGTCAAGAAAAAAGAAACTATTTACACGTAAATTTGTGTATAAATAGCTTCTTTTTTCTGTAGACTGCATGGGAAGTGCGTTGAGTGCGGAACTGCCCCGCCCTGCCTGCACCTGGCGGTCAGGGGTCAGCCAACCGTTCCCAATCCTCCGGAGTGTTGATGTTAGCAAAAGGATCCCCTTCGCCTTCCACCGTCATAATTTCCGGGTTCGTGATCTTCAGGCCCTCGAGGGCCGCCATGATCCTGAAGGATCCCTTGTCGATGGCTTTTTTCATGGGAGCGGCGCAGCTTCGGGAGTAGAGGGCGCACAGCGGTTCGAAGCCCGTTGGCCCCCTGGGGATCACCGCGTCAACACCGCCTCGCATCCGGACCACCTGGTCGATGAGGGACGCGGATACGAATGGCATGTCGGCAGCCATGACGAAGACGGCGGGTGTGCCGGCGGTCATGACAGCTGTGTAAAGACCCCCGAGAGATCCTTTCCCGGGGATAAGGTCTTCGATGGCCCTGATCCCCAGGATGTGAAACTCCGGCCGGTCGTGACCGATGACCAGCACGTCGCTGAAAAGGGAAGAAAGAAGGGTGATCGATCTTTTGACCAGAGGTTCCCCGTCGACTTCGAGCAGCACCTTGTCCCTGCCGAACCTGCTGCTCTGTCCTCCAACCAGGACTGCTGCGCCGACCTCCCCGGGAAAAGGCACGCCAGGGGTCATTTGCCGCGGTCAGCGTGGGAGATGAGCCAGTACACCACGGCGAGGAGAAGCAGGGTGAAGACCCTGGTGCCGTAATCCATGAGGGTGGTGAGCTGGGCACCAGGGTTGGCGTGCTGCAGGGATCCGATGAGCACCTTCCTGATAAAGGCAACGATGACGATCCCGATGAAGATCGTAATGGGTATGTGACGTCCCCGCAGGTGCTGGATCTCGGTGCCGAGAAGCTCGATCATCATCCAGATGATAAGCAGGGAACCGAGAGCCCCCACAACTCCCGTTTCCAGGTGCTCGGCCCGGAAGATGTTGGCCACGTCCTGAATGAACAGCCACACCACGGCCAGGGACACGACAACCAAAGCCATCCCCAGGACGAGGTTCAGTCCATGGGTGAACCGCTCCAACAGGCTCATGAGGATCGATTCGGCCCTGGCGTTGAGGAAATACTTCTTCAACTCGGCCTGCCGGTAGGAACTGGTGAGCACGTCCAGGTTGATGTCCAGGATCTTGGTAATGGCTGTCGTGACCTTTTCCCGGTCCTCGGCCGGAATGTCCTGCTCGATCACCTCGGTCAGGAACTGCCTCACCTTGGTCATGGTGGAGTTGACAAGGTGGCCGTCGAGGTTGATGCCCACGTGGACCCTGCCGACTTTCCGCAGCTGCTGGAAATAGGCCTCATCGTAGGTCCCGGAAAAAAGCCTCATGAACCAGCCGGCAAAGGTCATGGCGTGATGGTTCTGCTTCGCCTCCGTGGGGAAAAAGTCAGCCATGAACTCGTGGGAAAGGAAATAGGCCATCAGTTCCGTCCCGAACCTGTCCCGGTGTTTCTTCATGGTGGAGGCAAGCTCTCCGAGAAGTTTTTCCTCGGCGGAGGTCAGTTCGTAATGGGCCTTGATCTTTTTGACGGTGATCATGGAGAGATCCTTTCAAAAAATCGGGAGGTGGAACAGGGAATTGGGAAGAAAGACTCAGCTGTAATTGCTGTAAGACGTTTCCTTCCACCTTCCCTATTCCTCCTTCCTCATTCGATAGTGCTATTGCATTGTCGGGTAGTCCGGCTTCTCGATCCATGTCTCCACTTCCCCGATGATAAAAACACCGCGGTCGTCCCTGTTGTACCCTGCCTCGCCAAGCTGTTCCGGTGTGTTTATCTCCAGAAGCTCCCCCATGGCCTCCTTGTCATTGTCGGTCATGTGCCAGAGGTGGATCTCCAGGAGAATCTGGTCGGATTCCACACCAACACCCTTCTTGATGTAAAAGGGGAACTCGAAGGCCTCGACATCGTTGAGGGGGCAGTAGGCGATCGGTTTTTCATTCTGTGTCATGGGGTGTTTTTGCCTCCGGAACAGGGAAGGAGGAAGAGGGAAAGAAGAAGAAAAAACCAAACCCGGTTTCTCCCCTGATTCTGGTTGCATCCTCTTTCCAGGTTCATCCCTCACGTTGATATTGCGCCGGTTCTCACCGGAACCCTGTGTGGGGTTCTCTGACAGGTCCCCAGTTTAAAGCCAAATGCCGGTCCCTGTCCAGTTTGGGATTGTAGATTGCTTTAATCCCGCCTTTAAGAGGAAAATTGATGGATGGATTTAAATATACTTGACTTTTTAAGTTTGGTTGTGCCAGTCTCCCACCCTACATAGACTGCGACCATACAGTCCTTATCGAGAGTGGTGGAGGGACGGGCCCTGTGAAACCACAGCAACCGGTCGCGCAGTGCGCGTGACGCCCGGTGCTAAATCCCGCAAGAGTTCTTGAGAGATAAGGAGACGGGTAACCGATATTGCCCCTCCTGCTTTCAGGTGGGGCTTTTTATTTTCAGGTATGGATCATCACCTGAAAATAAAAAGATGAGTCAGCTTTACGATCACT
Coding sequences within it:
- a CDS encoding septal ring lytic transglycosylase RlpA family protein: MSRQKVRPLSLITYPLSLGCLLFLVSCATNPPGRTLSGVEGPLPPPSKEAQAPSQSGKIYTVMGQTYRVLGSSRGYVERGMASWYGTKFHGRKTASGEIYDMDKFTAAHRTLPLGTFVKVRRTDCRGESVVVRVNDRGPFVDNRVIDLSRAAATQLDMLEEGTAEVTITAFGEEILRGRPGEVTLKARYDYNEGSFSVQVGAFTVKENAQRLALSMKAEHGAADLSLFDRGDMVFFRVRVGRFESREEAEGFRDNLIRSGEFGQAFVVAR
- a CDS encoding PfkB family carbohydrate kinase, with protein sequence MRKVFFLLPPSTSCIDMILVVGNLNYDILLPMDRFPSSHEKMTCESAVAGCGGSAANTAWWLAKLGVPVALAGAVGSDPMGQAQLADLEAAGVRIRGVIRTPGSTGLAVIFSLGREKRMVRAPGANLHTTFFPGLLDGCRILYLSGADIPVLAQYARGARQRGITVLCGRHGAQDEAVASHADGFILNSDEVRELTGVADPEDGVRALDARLAVVTLPEGGCLVSEGIEVVHVPSPELDPVDRTGGGDAFAAGFIAGFYSSLSLEECGELGNKLASMVIMERGGRPEISLGCELKFQV
- a CDS encoding thioredoxin family protein; this translates as MFCPEPVRLAYAMASVSSRVKALVFGSQQYPELSQRYKVVTVPKIWVNDKVYIDGAAPTRAMMEMTLVKMMKQALDESVPKGKFRLPRD
- the cysK gene encoding cysteine synthase A produces the protein MSRIYGSITELVGKTPLLRLNKVTDGAKGIVLGKMECMNPLSSVKDRIGLSMIEAAEKAGLIDTGTVIVEPTSGNTGVALAFVAAARGYRLILTMPDTMSVERRNLLAAMGAELILTPGSSGMRGAIERAEELLEQLPNAFMPNQFENAANPEVHRRTTAEEIWTDTDGKVDFFVAAVGTGGTLTGAGGALKGKNPNLKVIAVEPSDSPVLSGGPPGPHKIQGIGAGFVPPVLDTALIDEIIRIDADNAFRTSRRLAREEGILVGISAGANVHAAVQVAGRPGNEGKTIVTILCDTGERYLSTPLFE
- a CDS encoding molybdenum cofactor guanylyltransferase, with protein sequence MTPGVPFPGEVGAAVLVGGQSSRFGRDKVLLEVDGEPLVKRSITLLSSLFSDVLVIGHDRPEFHILGIRAIEDLIPGKGSLGGLYTAVMTAGTPAVFVMAADMPFVSASLIDQVVRMRGGVDAVIPRGPTGFEPLCALYSRSCAAPMKKAIDKGSFRIMAALEGLKITNPEIMTVEGEGDPFANINTPEDWERLADP
- a CDS encoding protoglobin domain-containing protein, whose translation is MITVKKIKAHYELTSAEEKLLGELASTMKKHRDRFGTELMAYFLSHEFMADFFPTEAKQNHHAMTFAGWFMRLFSGTYDEAYFQQLRKVGRVHVGINLDGHLVNSTMTKVRQFLTEVIEQDIPAEDREKVTTAITKILDINLDVLTSSYRQAELKKYFLNARAESILMSLLERFTHGLNLVLGMALVVVSLAVVWLFIQDVANIFRAEHLETGVVGALGSLLIIWMMIELLGTEIQHLRGRHIPITIFIGIVIVAFIRKVLIGSLQHANPGAQLTTLMDYGTRVFTLLLLAVVYWLISHADRGK